The following are encoded in a window of Lichenicola cladoniae genomic DNA:
- a CDS encoding class I SAM-dependent methyltransferase, translating to MNEPERSDAFDSVLAELDGKHPDGEQYVRLATVVLEHPKARALATLDPFSAEYRTAALDLYATLRARKDDDLYVAERDEASESNGVVPADLWTGLVPWSFKNPKLLAEFMFAWGNILQLLNVSPGQSVLEYGPGSGQLLLMLARMGIQANGVDIDQTALDGIRRQADILGLPVNLECGRFGAGFEAERFDAILFFEAFHHALDFQELLQTLRQRLKPGGRLILCGEPIVDTVIPAIPFAWGPRMDALSVFCMRRWGWMELGFTREFLTEAARRAGWRTTHHPFPGYGRACAFVLEPVEADKPVEPAAPVVQVPVMPTPDDGSIPSATAVSEQLRRELTAMQQSTSWRVTGFLRDLGRLKLRLIGSSSRRS from the coding sequence ATGAACGAGCCCGAGCGGTCCGATGCGTTCGATTCCGTTCTTGCGGAGCTCGATGGCAAACATCCCGACGGTGAACAGTATGTTCGCCTTGCCACGGTCGTCCTCGAGCATCCCAAGGCCCGGGCCCTGGCAACGCTGGATCCGTTTTCCGCCGAATATCGAACCGCGGCGCTCGATCTGTATGCGACCCTGCGTGCCCGTAAAGACGATGATCTCTACGTGGCCGAGCGCGACGAGGCGTCCGAGAGCAACGGTGTCGTGCCGGCGGATCTATGGACCGGCCTGGTCCCATGGAGCTTCAAGAACCCGAAGCTGCTGGCCGAGTTCATGTTCGCGTGGGGAAACATCCTGCAACTGCTGAACGTTTCGCCGGGGCAGAGCGTCCTCGAATATGGTCCCGGCAGCGGGCAGTTGCTGCTGATGCTGGCGCGGATGGGCATACAGGCGAACGGCGTCGATATCGACCAGACGGCGCTCGACGGTATCCGCCGGCAGGCCGATATTCTCGGGCTGCCGGTCAACCTCGAGTGCGGGCGGTTCGGCGCCGGGTTCGAGGCCGAACGTTTCGATGCCATCCTATTTTTCGAGGCATTCCACCACGCGCTGGATTTCCAGGAGCTGCTGCAGACGCTGCGTCAGCGACTGAAGCCGGGTGGACGGCTGATACTGTGTGGCGAACCCATCGTCGATACGGTCATCCCGGCGATCCCGTTCGCATGGGGCCCGCGGATGGACGCATTGTCGGTGTTCTGCATGCGGCGGTGGGGGTGGATGGAGCTCGGGTTTACCCGCGAGTTCCTGACCGAGGCTGCGCGCCGGGCCGGCTGGCGGACAACGCACCATCCGTTTCCCGGCTACGGCCGTGCCTGCGCGTTCGTGCTCGAGCCGGTCGAGGCGGATAAGCCGGTCGAACCGGCAGCGCCGGTCGTGCAGGTTCCGGTCATGCCCACCCCGGACGATGGCTCGATCCCGTCCGCTACGGCAGTATCCGAACAGCTACGCCGGGAACTGACTGCGATGCAGCAGTCAACATCATGGCGCGTGACCGGTTTCCTGCGCGATCTGGGACGGTTGAAGCTCCGCCTGATCGGTAGTTCGTCACGGCGTTCCTGA
- a CDS encoding sulfotransferase family 2 domain-containing protein has protein sequence MVEVISIHVTKCAGSSLRLALEQAYAPATVFLMHGDNPANPISRTNIDPEGSAERTRQLYEGLDKNVQAIHGHLDVKKFRFISRSVRRITILRHPIERTISHYYFFRQDHPSGHPIRDYLLRNDLSLLEFARLPVIKNFYRQVFFGGVDRSELDFVSSIEALPQRLPTLCALLDREISLPRENVGSLRAMSPVISDEVLESLANLLTDDIDFYQDWTTA, from the coding sequence ATGGTGGAAGTTATTTCAATACATGTGACTAAGTGCGCTGGAAGTTCACTGAGACTAGCTTTAGAGCAGGCCTACGCGCCGGCGACCGTTTTTCTGATGCACGGTGACAATCCTGCAAATCCAATATCGAGAACTAATATTGATCCAGAGGGATCAGCAGAACGTACTCGGCAACTCTACGAAGGACTTGATAAGAACGTTCAGGCAATACATGGTCACTTGGACGTAAAAAAGTTCCGGTTTATTAGCCGGTCGGTTCGGCGAATAACGATACTTCGCCATCCGATCGAGAGAACGATATCGCACTACTATTTCTTTCGGCAGGATCATCCTTCCGGGCATCCGATCAGGGACTATTTACTACGTAATGACCTGTCCTTACTGGAGTTCGCGCGACTCCCAGTTATAAAGAATTTCTATCGACAGGTATTTTTTGGCGGTGTCGATCGATCCGAACTCGATTTTGTGTCTAGCATAGAAGCGCTTCCGCAGAGGCTGCCGACCCTGTGCGCGTTGCTTGATCGTGAAATCTCTTTGCCACGGGAGAATGTTGGATCGCTCCGCGCGATGAGTCCTGTCATTTCAGATGAAGTATTGGAGAGTTTAGCGAACCTTCTGACAGATGATATTGACTTTTATCAAGACTGGACAACAGCCTAG
- a CDS encoding LytR/AlgR family response regulator transcription factor has translation MPGDRHLRTLVVDDEPLAVERLQVLCAQLDEVELVGAASNGEAALRLIGALSPDLILLDISMPGLDGLAVARALEGRPVRPAVVFCTAFDQFAVSAFDVAASDYLLKPVELERLAKAVARVSDAAPAGARTTSSPWVAQLWVPHRAEMIRVSVAEIDRIEAERDYMRLHVGARSYLVHQTLSELEHKLDPEHFLRLHRSVIVRRAVIRRLHHDGLGAWRAALADGTQVRIGRTYLAAAKAMIGL, from the coding sequence ATGCCTGGTGATCGCCACCTGCGCACCCTTGTGGTGGACGACGAGCCACTGGCGGTGGAGCGGCTACAGGTGCTCTGCGCACAGCTGGATGAGGTGGAGCTGGTGGGGGCGGCGTCCAACGGTGAGGCTGCGTTGCGGCTGATCGGGGCGCTGTCGCCCGACCTGATCCTGCTGGACATTTCCATGCCCGGCCTCGACGGACTGGCTGTGGCCCGCGCCCTGGAGGGACGACCCGTGCGTCCAGCCGTGGTGTTTTGCACCGCGTTCGACCAGTTCGCGGTGAGCGCCTTCGACGTCGCCGCCAGCGACTACCTGCTCAAGCCTGTGGAGCTCGAACGGCTGGCCAAGGCGGTGGCCCGCGTAAGCGACGCCGCGCCGGCCGGCGCCAGGACCACGTCATCACCCTGGGTCGCGCAACTCTGGGTCCCACACCGGGCCGAAATGATCCGGGTTTCTGTTGCCGAGATCGACCGGATTGAGGCGGAGCGCGACTACATGCGGCTGCACGTGGGCGCGCGCAGCTATCTGGTGCATCAAACGCTGAGCGAGCTGGAGCACAAGCTCGATCCGGAGCACTTTTTGCGGCTGCATCGATCGGTGATCGTGCGGCGCGCGGTGATCAGGCGACTCCATCACGACGGTCTGGGCGCCTGGCGCGCGGCGCTTGCAGACGGGACGCAGGTTCGGATCGGACGCACCTACCTCGCGGCGGCAAAGGCCATGATCGGGCTCTGA
- a CDS encoding sensor histidine kinase has protein sequence MVNTVRAIAVAHPRQWEMMGRRALIILLMMGVTWAVHRFLKRMVGSLQRSVVAAAAIALPAALAYASLNAFVLALPITVHDGRRVPGQAWGCPRVERTTAGVSAGDGLALSQVNCDPESLAEQIIVTTADGYFLFIAWSALYLALQYAGEVRILERRGAELRAAAQSAELRALRYQVNPHFLFNTLNSLSSLVMTGRLQAAERMIANLSTFFRTSLGGDPTQDVTLSEEIALQRLYLDIEAVRFPERLIVDIDVPPELGSARVPGLILQPLVENAVKHGVSKTSRPVTITLRADVAEAMLRLSVDDDGASVDRGGAEGTGVGLRNVCDRLAARYGDAAGCRWVRRPRGGFRVEIVLPLARHAW, from the coding sequence GTGGTCAACACCGTGCGCGCCATCGCCGTCGCGCATCCGCGCCAATGGGAGATGATGGGCCGGCGCGCCTTGATCATCTTGCTGATGATGGGGGTGACTTGGGCGGTCCACCGGTTTTTGAAGCGGATGGTCGGGTCGTTGCAACGAAGCGTCGTGGCCGCCGCCGCGATCGCCTTGCCGGCGGCCTTGGCCTACGCGTCCCTGAACGCGTTTGTCTTGGCCTTGCCGATCACCGTGCATGACGGGAGGCGGGTCCCAGGCCAAGCCTGGGGATGCCCCCGTGTCGAAAGGACCACGGCCGGTGTGTCGGCGGGTGACGGGCTAGCTCTCAGCCAGGTCAACTGCGACCCCGAATCGCTGGCCGAGCAGATCATCGTTACCACGGCGGACGGCTACTTTCTGTTCATCGCCTGGTCGGCCCTCTACCTCGCGCTACAGTACGCGGGCGAGGTGCGCATCCTGGAGCGGCGTGGCGCGGAGCTTCGGGCGGCCGCGCAGTCGGCCGAACTTCGTGCCCTTCGCTACCAGGTCAACCCGCACTTCCTGTTCAACACCTTGAACTCGCTCTCCAGCCTGGTGATGACAGGCCGCTTGCAGGCGGCGGAGCGGATGATCGCCAATTTATCGACCTTTTTCCGCACCAGCCTTGGCGGCGATCCCACCCAGGACGTGACCCTGTCCGAGGAGATCGCGCTGCAGCGGCTCTATCTCGACATCGAGGCCGTGCGCTTCCCCGAGCGCCTGATCGTGGACATCGACGTTCCTCCCGAACTCGGTAGTGCGCGTGTGCCGGGACTGATCCTGCAGCCGTTGGTGGAGAATGCCGTCAAGCACGGCGTGTCGAAGACCTCGCGCCCAGTGACAATCACGCTGCGCGCGGACGTGGCCGAGGCCATGCTTCGGCTCTCGGTGGACGACGACGGGGCGTCGGTCGACAGGGGCGGAGCAGAGGGAACGGGCGTCGGCTTGCGCAACGTCTGCGATCGCCTCGCCGCCCGCTACGGGGACGCGGCTGGCTGCCGCTGGGTGCGCAGGCCCCGTGGCGGCTTCCGGGTTGAGATTGTCCTGCCGCTCGCGCGCCATGCCTGGTGA
- a CDS encoding epoxide hydrolase family protein translates to MHLPNVFKLQPSNDADHLPCGVNKQGTSMEEGLPSGDIPGGTPTPSRRTLLQASLGLGAFGFGSAKAASQISIVVEPPPANEAVSAFRVAIAPDAIADLRRRLAMTRWPERETVNDGSQGVQLARARILIEYWRDRYDMGRLERRLNAFPQFRTSVDGLGIHFLHVRSKHANALPIILTHGWPGSVVEFLDVIGPLTDPEAHGGRAEDAFHVVIPSLPGYGFSDKPKQVGWDVPRIATAWSTLMKRLNYDRWVAQGGDWGAHVTTWLGVQKPEGLAAIHLNFPTLSPPPLEGEPTAEEKAAIAELKAFFRTGVGYGEIQETRPQTLGYGLVDSPVGQATWIYEKFTDWTDSNRNPESVISRDAMLDDIMLYWLTATAASSARLYTENSGNQISRQVVDIPVGVSVFPGEIYRPPRIWGERTYPKLFYWNQVSKGGHFAAFEQPALFTSELRACFASMRV, encoded by the coding sequence ATGCACCTCCCCAATGTCTTCAAATTACAGCCAAGTAATGATGCGGATCATCTGCCGTGCGGCGTCAATAAACAAGGAACATCGATGGAAGAGGGTCTACCAAGTGGCGACATACCTGGCGGAACGCCTACCCCTTCGCGCCGGACGCTACTGCAGGCTTCTTTAGGCCTCGGTGCGTTCGGATTTGGGTCGGCCAAGGCAGCCTCGCAAATATCGATCGTGGTCGAGCCGCCACCCGCGAACGAGGCGGTGAGTGCTTTCCGCGTCGCCATCGCGCCGGACGCGATCGCGGATCTCAGGCGGCGACTCGCGATGACACGTTGGCCCGAGCGGGAGACTGTGAACGATGGGTCGCAAGGCGTACAGCTGGCGAGAGCGCGGATTCTTATCGAATACTGGCGGGATCGCTACGATATGGGACGACTCGAGCGAAGGCTCAACGCGTTTCCGCAGTTCCGGACTTCCGTTGACGGCCTGGGCATCCACTTTCTCCATGTGCGCTCCAAGCACGCAAATGCTCTGCCAATCATCCTCACGCACGGATGGCCGGGCTCGGTGGTCGAGTTTCTTGACGTGATCGGTCCGCTGACCGACCCGGAAGCACATGGTGGGCGAGCCGAGGATGCGTTCCACGTCGTCATCCCTTCGCTGCCGGGTTACGGCTTCTCGGATAAACCGAAGCAGGTGGGCTGGGACGTACCGAGAATCGCCACCGCGTGGAGCACGCTGATGAAGCGGCTCAACTATGATCGCTGGGTCGCACAGGGCGGCGACTGGGGAGCTCATGTAACCACATGGCTCGGCGTACAAAAGCCTGAAGGGCTAGCCGCAATCCACCTCAACTTTCCCACCCTTTCGCCACCGCCACTCGAAGGCGAGCCAACCGCCGAAGAGAAGGCCGCAATCGCTGAGCTCAAGGCGTTCTTCCGCACGGGAGTAGGTTATGGGGAGATCCAGGAAACCCGGCCGCAGACACTTGGCTACGGCCTCGTTGATTCTCCGGTGGGACAGGCCACCTGGATCTACGAGAAGTTCACGGATTGGACCGACAGCAACCGGAACCCGGAATCGGTGATTTCGCGCGATGCGATGCTCGACGACATCATGCTCTACTGGCTTACGGCGACAGCCGCCTCGTCGGCAAGGCTGTATACGGAAAACTCAGGGAACCAAATTTCGCGTCAGGTGGTGGATATCCCTGTCGGCGTCAGCGTGTTTCCGGGAGAGATCTACCGGCCGCCGCGCATCTGGGGTGAACGGACCTATCCGAAGCTCTTCTACTGGAACCAAGTGTCGAAGGGCGGCCACTTCGCGGCGTTCGAGCAGCCTGCGCTGTTCACCTCGGAACTACGGGCGTGCTTCGCAAGTATGCGGGTATAG
- a CDS encoding HAL/PAL/TAL family ammonia-lyase: MPAILEIGGPVPLTARRLAEAAHAGQAVRLYPDALERIRASHGVVARLASSGARIYGVTTGLGAVVDTKLDATDTDVQRRVVMARAVGVGAFATDEQVRAIMLARLAGFAVGTAGISVAVVEAYLALLNAGIVPQVPLTGSLGEADLVPLAHIASVLLGGGRATLDGELLSGADALARAGLVPPKLGLKDGLALVSSNAASCGLGALVVADAERAMAALVAAASLSFEAQRANLLPLRADVVALHPVPGQAGIASEMLGLLQRGALDRPDAARLLHDPLSFRCTPSVLGCALDAIGSATRAVELELAMSDDNPAVLADPDRIVGTASFDTTHLTMAFETLGLALSRVAALSGARIMQLMSSGNSGLSRFLTPRPDGRSGLAPLQKTVAALVAGIGHDAMPMAAWVMPVADGIEDYATMAVPVVEKTGAIVERLQLLAAAELMTAAQAIDLRPGLVLGDGTSLHRTLVRSLTAFLDEDRSLAGDLDALHDAIRADAFCDVRKRLFGPASTAGLDPDADALETEDP, encoded by the coding sequence ATGCCGGCAATACTGGAGATCGGCGGCCCGGTCCCGCTGACGGCGCGTCGTCTGGCCGAGGCGGCACACGCAGGCCAGGCGGTGCGGCTGTATCCCGACGCGCTCGAACGGATACGGGCCTCGCATGGCGTGGTGGCGCGGCTCGCATCCTCCGGTGCCCGGATCTACGGCGTCACCACCGGACTGGGTGCCGTCGTGGATACGAAGCTCGACGCCACCGACACGGACGTGCAACGCCGTGTCGTGATGGCCCGTGCCGTCGGGGTCGGCGCGTTCGCGACCGACGAGCAGGTGCGAGCCATCATGCTGGCGCGTCTGGCCGGCTTCGCGGTCGGCACTGCAGGAATATCGGTTGCGGTCGTCGAGGCCTACCTGGCGCTGTTGAACGCCGGCATCGTTCCGCAGGTCCCGCTGACCGGATCGCTGGGTGAGGCCGATCTCGTGCCGCTGGCGCACATCGCGTCGGTGCTGCTGGGCGGCGGCCGGGCCACTCTCGACGGAGAGTTGCTGTCCGGTGCCGACGCCCTGGCGCGCGCCGGCTTGGTTCCGCCGAAGCTCGGCCTGAAGGACGGGCTCGCCCTGGTGTCTTCCAACGCGGCGTCCTGCGGCCTCGGCGCTCTGGTGGTGGCGGATGCAGAGCGCGCCATGGCGGCGCTTGTGGCTGCTGCGTCGCTCAGCTTCGAAGCCCAGCGCGCCAATCTCTTGCCGCTTCGCGCCGATGTCGTCGCCTTGCATCCGGTGCCGGGACAGGCTGGGATCGCCAGCGAGATGCTGGGGCTGCTGCAGCGCGGTGCGCTCGATCGGCCGGATGCCGCACGACTGCTGCACGACCCGCTGAGCTTCCGGTGCACGCCTTCGGTCCTGGGCTGCGCGCTGGACGCGATCGGGTCCGCCACCCGCGCCGTCGAGCTCGAGCTTGCCATGTCGGACGATAATCCTGCGGTGCTGGCCGATCCGGACCGTATCGTCGGCACGGCGAGCTTTGATACCACCCACCTGACGATGGCGTTCGAGACGCTTGGTTTGGCGCTGTCGCGAGTGGCTGCGCTGAGCGGTGCCCGCATCATGCAATTGATGTCGTCCGGCAATAGCGGGCTTTCACGCTTCCTGACGCCGCGCCCGGATGGCCGAAGCGGGTTGGCGCCGCTGCAGAAGACCGTCGCCGCCCTTGTCGCCGGGATCGGGCACGATGCGATGCCGATGGCCGCCTGGGTCATGCCGGTCGCCGACGGCATCGAGGATTATGCCACGATGGCGGTTCCGGTCGTGGAAAAGACCGGGGCCATCGTAGAGCGTCTGCAATTGCTGGCGGCGGCGGAACTCATGACCGCTGCGCAGGCGATCGATCTGCGGCCCGGCCTGGTACTCGGTGATGGGACGTCGTTGCACAGGACCCTGGTTCGCTCGCTGACGGCTTTCCTGGATGAGGATCGCTCGCTGGCCGGCGACCTCGATGCGCTGCACGATGCGATCCGCGCCGATGCATTCTGCGACGTCAGGAAACGTCTGTTTGGTCCGGCATCGACTGCCGGTCTCGACCCGGATGCGGACGCGCTCGAGACCGAAGATCCTTAG
- a CDS encoding ornithine cyclodeaminase family protein gives MQPIYIDFLNRFDVEALAIDDDEILAAIETSLATQGRGEAVIEPRMHLEPGVSNGHFNVLRGALKAPINLAGVKVVGDFVDNYTLGLPSELATLLLLDPGTGIPRAILDASGITDMRTGGMTAIGAKYLARRSSKVLGHIGARGTAYWNVRLLDRLFDFDEIRIHSRRPESRDAFADRLSQDLGKTVIVTADWRSCVEGADIVVEASRLMAPEPLLHTDWIKPGALVVPYGTMSAVELSLTGIMDKMVVDDWGQCRAGKFGSLRAHVEAGLLSEATLHAELGQIVAGLRPGRETEDETILLWHRGLSLSDIALGHAMLQKAARLGIGQKLRWA, from the coding sequence ATGCAGCCGATCTATATCGACTTTCTCAATCGGTTCGACGTCGAGGCGCTGGCGATCGACGATGACGAGATCCTGGCGGCGATCGAGACCAGCCTGGCGACGCAGGGTCGCGGCGAGGCGGTCATCGAACCGCGCATGCACCTGGAGCCCGGCGTCTCGAATGGTCACTTCAACGTGCTGCGCGGCGCCCTGAAGGCGCCGATCAACCTGGCCGGGGTCAAGGTGGTCGGCGATTTCGTCGACAACTACACGCTCGGCCTGCCTTCCGAGTTGGCGACGCTGTTGCTGCTCGATCCCGGCACCGGCATTCCCAGGGCAATCCTGGACGCGAGCGGCATCACCGACATGCGGACCGGCGGGATGACGGCGATCGGCGCCAAATACCTGGCGCGCCGGTCGTCGAAGGTGCTCGGCCATATCGGCGCGCGCGGCACCGCCTACTGGAACGTCCGGCTGCTCGACCGGCTGTTCGATTTCGACGAGATCCGCATCCATTCCCGGCGTCCGGAAAGCCGCGACGCGTTCGCCGACCGGCTGAGCCAGGATCTTGGCAAGACCGTGATCGTGACGGCGGACTGGCGGAGCTGCGTCGAGGGCGCCGACATCGTGGTCGAGGCGTCGCGGCTGATGGCGCCAGAACCGCTGCTGCACACCGACTGGATCAAGCCGGGCGCCCTGGTCGTGCCGTACGGCACCATGAGTGCGGTCGAGCTGTCGCTGACCGGCATCATGGACAAGATGGTGGTCGATGACTGGGGCCAGTGCCGCGCCGGCAAGTTCGGCAGCCTGCGCGCGCATGTCGAGGCCGGGCTGCTGTCGGAGGCCACGCTGCATGCAGAGCTCGGCCAGATCGTCGCCGGCCTGCGTCCGGGCCGCGAGACCGAGGACGAGACCATCCTGCTATGGCATCGCGGGCTGTCGCTGTCCGACATCGCGCTGGGACACGCCATGCTGCAGAAGGCGGCTCGGCTCGGCATCGGCCAGAAGCTGCGCTGGGCGTGA